In Ostrinia nubilalis chromosome 6, ilOstNubi1.1, whole genome shotgun sequence, the genomic window GTATCAGACTTCGAGATGGTGTCGCGGCTGCAGAAGCTCATCGACGCGCACCACGACTTCACGGTGGTGTCGCGCCGCTACGACGACCCCGCGCTCTTGCGCGCCTCCtcgcgctcgccgccgccgtCCAGGTGCAGGACCAGGACACCTGACAGGTACATGATCAGTAATAGAGCAGTCTACTTGTCGGCTGGAGGAGACTTCACGTGGTGTCGCGCCGCTACGACGACCCCGCGCTCTTGCGCGCCTCCtcgcgctcgccgccgccgtCCAGGTGCAGGACCAGGACACCTGACAGGTACATGATCAGTAATAGAGCAGTCTACTTGTCGGCTGGAGGAGACTTCACGTGGTGTCGCGCCGCTACGACGACCCCGCGCTCTTGCGCGCCTCCtcgcgctcgccgccgccgtCCAGGTGCAAGACCAGGACACCTGACAGGTACATGATCAGTAATAGAGCAGTCTACTTGTCGGCTGGAGGAGACTTCACGTGGTGTCGCGCCGCTACGACGACCCCGCGCTCTTGCGCGCCTCCtcgcgctcgccgccgccgtCCAGGTGTAGGACCAGCACACCTGACAGTTAAAAATTTAACATTAGTAAAGTCAGTTCCAGGATAAGTTTACTTTAGCAGGGCAATCTTACATTGATATTATGAGCTGCTACTGCACGAGCGTAGTATCTGCTACGGCAACCATGTGCTGCTACGATAAAATCCAACGCTGCTACAGTAGCTACGACGCCCGCCCGATACTTTCAGAGCTAAAAATTGTTTACAATGTTACCATGACCAGCCAGTACAGATGTACAGAACACCTGTGTTTCAGGTCGCTCCGCTACGACGATTCTGGGTACGCTGACCCCGCGTTCGACCTCGACGATGAATTGTATAAGGCGCGAGCCGCCTTGTGACAGTCGCGGAGACGGACCCGCTTCTAAGGTCCACGAAGATACGTCATATACATCCTTAATCAAGATTATATTAATTGGTACATGTCACCAGCAGTCAACTGCCattattaaaatgaattatttattatacttaattaCATACTGAACAATAAAATACAAGCTTGTTCAGAAATATAGCAAATGCTTTCGCATCTTTATGCTTTTCCGTAGTCCAAACTCCAAAGTCCACATTTATGTAAGTTAAGCTcaaagtaataattattttattaacaggctGTTAGATATTTTATGCAACCCCTAGAGAAAATGGTGTTATGAACTTAATATCATATTGTACTACTCATAGTTATTTAGTAAGtaataattacttatgtttATTAAAAGTAGGCATTGTTACACAGTACATAGGTGTTTCTAGCTCTCTGAAACTTAAGTTCTCTTTAGATTAGAACTTTTCTTGCTACATTTAGCACACAAATACGATTGGCCCTATTTTAGTTTATTATcagtttataaataattgtttaaaataaatcaataaaatataggCTAACCCACCTTGAAAATCAATACGAAATTGATATAGGTACTCATAACGTAGTACATAACAAACAAATTATTGTACCTATGCATGGCTTGCTAGTAGAATAAAAAATCCTTAATTGATACATATTGACTACCGGAGGCCCAAGTAATTGTTCTAATTAGACGTTAGAGTATAATTATAAGTCATGTACCGCTTGAAACGATAAATCATCATTATTTGCTATACATGATTGGTGTCTAGCCAATCCTCAATttgaatacattattttttgccactaattaaaataaatattgatgtttaagtatgtatgtacagAATAATGTTGTACAAGTTTGCTGTTTACTTTATCatgcgttatttttttattctttttataaCATACCGTCTTCCCTATTTAATAATTATAgttaatttagttaaaaatcATTTAGTCTTAAATCGTTGAttataattttgattaaaattagcACTGAAATTGCtttccataaaaatattaataggtatttaGTTTATAATGTAAGAATGTTGGATATTCTTTAGATTGTAAAAATCACGATTACGTAGAAGTAAAGAAGTGTTACATTATTCTTTAAATGTACCTAAGTATTCCTtgcaaatattataaaaagtaacGTACAATCTTCAAAAATAGTTGAacattaataatgtttgtgTACTTACTTGATTCTGACTGTACCTAAATTATTATGCTACAAAGTACACAATTATTATGTCCATAGGCAATTGGATTAGATGTATAATTGAATGGTATGACATACATTATTACTATCAAATACATTGTAGGTTCTGACGGTACACCTAGCTAAACACTGCAGTGGCATATCTTATGTATGTAGTATTAAgtgcaattttgcaacaaaaacgttTAGTTTTATGTGCTGCCGACTGTACAAAAAGCCTAGAGACTGTGGCGGGCGTCTCGGATTAGTATTGATTGGCCTTTTTATTAGTCAATTCGATTAATTTATTCAAGGAAGTTGTTACATTACAGTAGATCTATCATTAAAATTAGACGAAATATGTGTTCACCAATATATTGGATTGAAAATTGGTACGTAAGTAAACCAATAATTATTTAGTGGATTAAGTCGAtcacaaaataaatgtttagaaGAAAAATAACCTGATGTGGaacactttaatttttttaatctttaaaaagtGAATTTAACCATTTGTGAATTTAAGTTAAATCTTTTTCAAATCTAATTGTTTTACTCGTACCTTACGCTTTTAGATACTTAGTAACAAAACGCaaaattatgattataattatttaaattgaatagtttaataaataaacttattgcGCAGAACTGTTTTTTCGAGTTTATCTATATGTATTAATTCTACTAATAAGATACTAACGTGTTCCATATTTGGTCACTTTCCTCtctaatacaaaataattactgTTTCATTTAATTTCTACTATTTGCTTACTACGTACTTGACTAAAATAATTTAGACAACTGGACAGACAGGTAAGTCAAGCttaagtttaattttgtttgatatATGTACGATAATACGAGTACATACGTTGATATTCAAACAACTGAGAAGTGACAAATGAGCGAATTGTATTAATTAATTGCTTATATGCAACACAATTAGGTAGTTAGCATTAGATTGATCATAACAATAGATAGACATTAAACAGATTAACGTTTATTGCTCCAATCATATTGTGTTGTTTAAAACACTGAATAGGCTACTGTCTTTTATGGTAACTATTAATcttgttaaaataacaaaatagtctttagtaaaaatataattattataatcctCGTTCATATTTCGGAGAGTGTTATCAACTCCGACTTAGTATTGATTAATTATAATGGCTAAATTATTTGCACATAAAAGCTCAGATTCAGAACCAAATTATCTAATTTTCATACACACgttacaaataagtaggtattttatacaCACAAACAAGTACGGCGGGCACTCGTCGTATAAAATTTAACATAATTAACATTTACACAACTTAAACAAGTAATCTCACATAAGATCactttacaaaaagtaaatattaagaCTGTTTCACACGGTGTCATTAACATGTTAATTGGTACTGTGGGTGgactaaaaacataattataaatgaaGTACTAAAAATTGattacattacctacttgtaatctACGAGTATGCTTGATGTCTTTATATTGATAGGTACTTCTATTGTATATTCGCAATGTAAACACATCTTTAATCTGCCTTTACTCTAAGTGCAACCCATTACAACCGGTTGCAGACACTCGTCTAGACCACTTATATTACActaatataaaatgtactttGTCGcgctttgatttatttatatctcGATAAACTGGTGCATTTATTTGAATGATATAAAGaaatgctgagaagaaacaaTAGAAccaaaaccacagaataataataagtactccaAAACTTACAAGAGACAAATCACATCTGtaggtagttaaaaataaatgaatgtcTTCTTTCCATCAGGGTTTGTTACTACCTTCCTTCTTGTTTTTATTCTTACTCATTGGTTCGAGCAAAAAGGGAGTATAAAACTGGCGGTAGACCATAAATTTTATATATGGGGGggtaaacaaatatttattcagaTGCAGATTTCAACCACCAGCCGCAGCACTTCGTATCAGATCGCTAGCACGCGAACATCGTAAGTTCGTGCACAATGCTCTGCCAAGCATTGTACTTTATCCTAGTGCTCAGTCTCAGCCCGGGTAAGTACTAGCAATAAAGATAATTAGCTTTCCTAAATTAACAATACAGGTTTTCATATGGCTTTGCACATTTACCTTCTCGTAATTAATGAGGTTATTTTGCAcgttaatcaaatagtaatGTGCAAAATTGAAATAAGtactaggtacttatttgaaatttaattagAACAAACAATGAATTTGTAACGATATGACCTGTATCTATTAAAGCAATTTtgagtttaattttaatttcaagcTAGTCGAATAGCGACGTTTCGTTTTAGCAATAACCTACTCTTTTTGGTGTAGTAAAACTATCTGAATTACCTTTTATGTATTCACATTTTTTCATCTCGGTTCATTTTAATACTAATCTAATCTAATTATATTACATTGCTTTACAGTGCTGTCAAGAAACGTCCCGCGCTTCGCCGACTTGGATGAAGATGACCAGCACTTGTACCGCGCTGCGTACGACACGCCCTCCTACGACCACGACGAGTATGAGTACGAGGAAGATGGCAACAAGCTGGACCTCGTCAAAGACGGACTCTGGGCCATCAAAGCCAAGATCAAGGAACTGAAGGCGTTCGACAAAGCACTAGCAGCGAATATGCTGGCGACCAAGATCAAGGTGAAGGATTTGCTGGAAAATCATTTGGGCGAGCTGAAGCATCATCATCACGATAAGAAGAAGCCATCGTATAGCTACCAGGTGAGACTTTTTTCTAAAACTACATGACCGAAACACATTGATAACTAAAAAACAGactattaatttgtaattagtAGGCAGAAACAATCAAAGACTCGTCTATGTCTAGCAGCCAGTATCTAAACCGAGATGATGTAAATGTCCACATTCATTTAGAAATTAAAATCCGCTTCCGAATCCGCAATATTAATCAAGTAAGTGACGGAGCTAAGTAACGGAGCTTTTCCGGATTTTCGTTTCGATATTGGTACTTTATTGTGTTCGTAAATTGTGTAGAAAATATGCTTAATCTTTTTTTGACATCCTTACCTAAGTACACGTAACAAGTTAGAAATAGATATTATGCTCACTTGGTATTAATTACTGGAAAAAACTAATCTACCTATTTACGTATTATTTaccttttatttactttcttttttgtCTTCATATTGATTTTTATATGAAGTTAAGCGACTCTATAACAACtaagtttttcttttgtttataaatattgtttaacaATACATTTcgtaatataaatataaatctaaGTTAAAACACTAGTTCGTTTCTATTTGATTTTGGCATCATTCCAAATGAACGTATAATGATTCCTTGACTAAGGTCTTGCATTTTTTTTCGATAATTCTGATGTAACTATTTTCTTTTCCAGGCTCCTTCATACCACCAGCCTCAATACCCAGCTCCCCAGTACGGAGGCGCAGGCGCACAGTACCCCGCTCCCCAGTACGGTCACGATCCTTACTACGGACATTAGCATCAACAAACGGTTCCatgtatttgtttattattattattaaaataatgaatctCGTTAACTAaaatttttgttacaaa contains:
- the LOC135072808 gene encoding uncharacterized protein LOC135072808 — encoded protein: MLCQALYFILVLSLSPVLSRNVPRFADLDEDDQHLYRAAYDTPSYDHDEYEYEEDGNKLDLVKDGLWAIKAKIKELKAFDKALAANMLATKIKVKDLLENHLGELKHHHHDKKKPSYSYQAPSYHQPQYPAPQYGGAGAQYPAPQYGHDPYYGH